ACGTTAGTGTGCCCATTGGTCTCTCGTGTCTCTCCCGTGCAGGTGGTGAAGTGCAGCCAGATTCGACTCACAATTTTGAACAATGAGTTCAAGCAGATGCTTCTTTGCCAAAATTGAACTTAGGCTACCTGTGCTACATACGATGCTGTATTTCGCAAGCGCTGAGATCCGCTCTTCCAGGGTTTGTAGTCTATTCAGATCCAAAATGGTGAGAGCCTTAATCGTCTCATCGAGTGCGTCAGCCACTGTCTGATCAATTGCCATAGTTATTCCAGTAAGGACCGCATGATCTTGTCTGCCACGTCTGACGAAGACACCGTGTACCTTCCAGCGGCGATCGCTTCCTGCAAAGATGAAACCTTCGCAGTTCGTGTATCTGAAGCTCCAAGAGACTGAAGTACGAGGCCGCCCGTTGAACTCAAAGCCGTATCGTCGGCGCGGCCTACATTTGCGCTAAGTGCTTCAGATTTGTCGTCCACGGTCCCGGGCGCGTTCACGGTTACAACCGGCTGCGCTTCAGATAGAGTGACCGCGTTGGCTGTCTGTTGACTGCCAATTCCACTTATATAGCTCATGATGAGCCTCCGTCTACATGACTATATCGACATCCAACCCTCAAACTTTAGTACCCGAAGGTTTTCTTTCTGAGTCTTGTTGATGCTCTTTAGTGATCTGCTTCACTACGCTTCGAGCGATCCCGAAGCCGCCACCCTTCGATATCGCCTTTGCAATAGACTCCGTCCCGAAGCTGCTCATCGTGTCGGAAGCAGAGTCGTCATTCTTCTCTTCTTCTCCCCAACTACTTTGCCCATGCTGCATTGGTTTTAACAGCTCCTGCAACATTGTCGCTTCGAATTGTTGTGCAGCATCCACCAGCTTGGCTTGTTTTTGTCTTGGGACGTCGGAAACAGATGGGATTGAGACATCTAACTCTATTTTCATAGGACTTCAATCTCCGCTTCCAATGCGCCCGCAGACTTCATCGCCTGAAGAATCGAAATGACGTCCCGCGCGGAGGCCCCGATCGTCTGGAGGCTTCGAACCAGGTCGTCCACAGTAGCTCCTTGCTTTAGCTCAATTCGGTTGACCGGTTTATCTTGAGCGTCGACTCTTGTCTGCTGAACGACCTGTGTCGTGCCACCTGAGGAAAATGCGTTTGGTTGTGATACTTGAAATTCGCTCACCACGTTGACAGCTAATCCACCATGAAGGATAGACACCGGCTGCAAGACGACGGTCCCGCCAATAACTACCGTTCCTGTACGCTCATTGACAACCACCTTTGCGCGAGGAAAGACAGGTACTTCTATGGACTCAACCTGAGCCAATAGGGCTGGAACCTCTTCACCGACGGCCACCAGCAAATCAATCCTTCGGCTATCGAGAACGTGGGCAGCAGGTCGTCCTAACGAATGATTAATCGCAAGAGCCATCGCTTCTGCGCTACGAAAATCGGCGTCGTTCAACAATATTGAGAATTGCTTTTTCCCTTCCAAATCAAGCGGGACGCCGCGTTCTACCATCGCTCCGAACGGTACTCTTGCAGTATTGGGGTGATTGTATTGTTTTACGTTTCCATTAACGTTAATCGAATATCCCCCGACTACCAATGGTCCTTGCGCCTGTGCATATATTTTTCCGTCCGATCCATAGAGAGGGGTCATTAGGAGTAGTCCGCCCTCGAGGCTTCTCGCGTCACCCGCCGAGGAGACCGTAATATCCAGTTTGGTGCCTGGACGAGCGAAGGGTGGCAACGTGGCCGAAACAAAGACTGCAGCAAGATTTTGTACTCTAATCGCCGATGCTGGTACGCTGACTCCCATGCGCAGCAACGTTGACGCCAATGTTTGAGCAGGAAAGGTTGTTTGCTGACTGTCGCCGGTACCTTGAAGGCCGACAACTATGCCGTATCCAACCAATTGATTGTCACGAATACCCTCGATTGAAGCGACATCTTTAACGCGCGCCTGCCTTGACGTAGATGTTGTCGCATCTGAAGGAAGAGCACACCGAGCCGAAGCAATAAAAAGAATCAATAGACATGCAAAGGAGATTGGGAGTCTTGGGAGGTTTTCATCTAACTCTAGTTTTTCCGGCTTGTTAGCAACATGCATGGAATTCCTCATTAAAAAACCAACACCTTTTGGAGAAGACGAACCAAGACATTTTGACGATGGGTGTAATCGTTGATAATTCCCTTCCCGCGTACTTCAAGCTCCAGACTAGAGATCGCTGTCGATAGAACTTGATTTTGTTGGGATATATCCTCGGGACGGACTAGTCCTCTCAAAACGATCGTCTGTGTCTGCTGACTAAACTCCACCTGTCGAGCTGCCTCTATCACGAGCATCCCATTCGAAAGAACCTCTATCACTTGCCCTCCAAACGTAGTGCTCAGGCTCGAATTAGTTGCACTTGTTCCCTGCGCGTTAAGTCCTGACGAGGACGTTTGATTGATTAAGTTTTGCAACGCGTTCCCCGCATGCAGAGTGCCGATTAGACCAGAGATGGAAGAACTGGCGTTGGACGCTCGCGAGTTCTTCACCGTGCCGTCCGTCGACGCTGCAAGGCTCTCGGAGACCACGACCGAAATCAGATCATGTGGCCGCATAGCCCGTACATCCGTGTTGATGCGAGTAAGCCTTCCACTGTCAGTCCAGATAGATCCTGGTGCAGGCTGGATGTTGGAGTTCTCCGCCCGCACTCTCTCCAAATAAGAGGACAGGGAGGCTGCAGCCACATTAGGCTTCGGCTCAATCAATTTATGGATCGCTTCGATCTGTGCCTGCAGCGAGGGAAACGTCAAAAACAACATCACCGGGACAGCGATTCTCGCTGCGAAACGATTTGATCTTTTCTGGCCCAACAACACCAAAGAGGGTTGATTTGTAAGTATTTCGACCTTATCGAGCACTGGCTTACGGATGAAACTAGTAAATAAACTCATCCCTGGGATCCCCCTCATGGTTTCATCTCCACATCAGACGGCCCTCGAACGATGCCGGAGAATTGTTCCGCTATCGTCTGGTCGTCTGTACCTCTGCGCAAGAGTCGCACTTTTATGAGATCGCCCAATCCGCCATTCCCTTCTGAGATCCCGGCGACTTCAATCCGTAAGAAGCTTTCTTGCCTCCAAAGCCGAACAATTTCGCCGGCACGAATTAGGACAGAAGAAGGAATATTGTTTACACTTCCCTGCTCTCTGAGTCGTATCGGCGGAATTGAATCGGGCAATGGAAGAGCGACCGCGGGCCATCCTGGATGACCGCAATGAATAATCGTCGCCCAACTCTGCCTCAAAACCGGGTCGGACTGAATCCTCGCCACACGATAACCACCGCTCTCCAATATCGAATACGATGAGCTCGTGACGTCCACGGCTATCGCATCAGTTGGCGTTTTGTAACAGACTGCGAGAGCTGTACTGGTAAGCCATGTTCCGTGCAGTAAGAGAAAAGAACTTCTGCCAATCGTTTTGAATACTGAGAAGGTATCGGACATGGCGGTCTACCGAACGAGACCATTAATCTGTGAGTACATGTCATCGGCGACATGTATTACTTTAGAGTTACTCTCGTAGGCACGTTGCGCCAGAATCATTTGCACGAACTCTGCGACAACATCAACGTTCGAATTTTCTAGATACCCTTGCTGCAGTGTTCCTATTCCGCTGGTCCCCCCAGGAGTGTCCGTGATGGGATTGCCGGAGGATGCTGTCTGTTGCAACAAATTACTGCCGATGGAACTCAGGCCACCCGTATTAGGGAAAGTTGCAAGCTGAATGGTGCCAAGCTGCGCGGCGTTTGTCTGTCCAGGAAGCGTTGCAGTTACAACGCCGTATTGAGAGATCACGACATTAGTAGCATTAGACGGGATCGTGATCGCAGGCAAGATCGTATCCCCAGAAGAGGTTACAATCGTGCCCTGACTGTTCAAGTGAAAGTTCCCAGCGCGCGTGTAAGCAATGGTTCCGTCGGGAAGAGAAACCTGGAAAAATCCCGCGCCTTGAATCTCAAGGTCATATGGGTTGCCGGTGTTGTTAGGATCGCCCTGCGTCATAATTACTTCGCTGGCTGCTGTCTTGGTACCAAGACCAACCTGCAAGCCAGCCGAAAGAGTCTGCTGTGTCTCGGCGGATCCGGGAGTGACCAGATTTTGATAGATCATGTCTTCAAATTGCACTTGACGCTGTCTGAAACCCGCAGTCCCCGAGTTCGCCAGATTGTTTGCGATGGTATCTAAATTTGTCTGCTGGGCGCTCATTCCACTTGCGGCTGTATAAAGTGCACGAATCATTTCAAGCTCCTTGTCTTGTATAGAACTCTATAAAATATGGACTTTTGGTCAAACTCGAGGAAGATCTTCTGACGCCGTTTTATCGAAATCATTGTTGAAGACGCTCAACGCTTTTTGCATCATCTCCGCCTGTCGTTGCACCAGCACCAGTTGCATCGTGCCGTGAACGGCATCTTCATTAGCTCCTTCTACCGAGCCCTGTTCTACCGAAACATTCGCTGCAATGGGTTTTGTTTCATTTGCAGAAAAGCGATTAGAACCTTCAGCGGAGAGAACTGATTTATCTGAAAAATCGAAGGCTCCAACCTTGCCTACAATTACGCTGCCGTCTGTTGTAGAGACCGAGATGTTCCCATCGGGTGACACGTAGATGTTGCCTGTTGGGATGGTGATGGGCTTGAGGTTGGCGTCGAGCACTGCCTCTCCCCGACTTGTTTGCAGCACTCCCTTGGGGGAGCGGGAGAAGGCTCCGTCTCTTGTGTACCGGATGCCGTTGGAGGTCTGGATGGCGAAGAATCCTTGACCTTCCAGGGCGAGGTCCAGCGGATTGCCGGTGGCTTTCAGCTCTCCCTGTCCGAGATCCAGCCGATTTCCGCCTAGAACCCCGAAGCCGTTTACGGATTGGCCGACCTGGGATGCCGTCGCGGGGTCCTGATCGATGCCTCCCGCAAGAACCCCGCTGAAGTAGTCGCGCTGAGCACGAAAGCCAGAGGTTCCTGCGTTGGCCAGGTTGTTGGCTGCAGTGTCGAGCGCTTGCGTGCGTGCCAAGAGTCCTGTGTATGCTGCGTAGAGTCCGCTGTCCATGCCACAAGCCTATGCAGTTCGGTGGCCGAAGTTGGAGAGGCGATCGTTAGAAAGCGCTAAGGGCAAGATCGTTCAAGGTTGCAGTTGATCTGCCGATACAGCAATCAGACCAGAAGATATGTTGGGAGGGTCGGTGCGAGCGCTAATTATTGATGATTCGGCGGTAATGAGAAAGGTAATCGAACGGGCGTTGCGACAGGCAGGCCTCGAACTCAGCGAGGTGTTGCAGGCTTCGAATGGTGAGGAGGCGTTGCAGACTCTTCGAGACAATCAAGGTTCGGACGCACTTGCGTTGATTCTGAGTGATATCAATATGCCGGTGATGGATGGACTGCAGTTTCTGGAGGCCCGGAAGCAGGAGAATCTGGCGCAGGGCGTTCCGGTCGTGATGATTACGACGGAAGGCAATGAGAGCTTCGTGCTGCGGGCGATCGCTGCGGGTGCACAAGGCTATATTTGCAAGCCGTTCACGGCCGAGCAGGTGAAGGCGCGGGTGCTTCCTCTGTTGCGGGCAGCGTAAGCGGTTCTGGTGTTGCTCGTCGTTGTTGAAGCTTTCTGTTGGACCTTTAGTTGAGAGCTGTTTGATTTATTCCGGAACATAAACCTGGAGCGGGAAGAGGACGATTGTGTCAAATACGCAGGATGAGGCAGTGACTCGGCTGGATTCGGCTGTCGCGGAAGTTTTTGAGACGATGCTGGAGAGAAGCTGCGACCCTTTGGAGGGCGAGGTCGACACGGTGGAGGGGCGGATCGTGGCAAGGATTCAATTTACCGGGGCCGTGGACGGCGAGTGCCTGTTGTATGCGAGTCAGGCTACTGCGTCGGTGACTGCGGAGGCGTTGCTGGGAACGCCGTCCGAGCCGCACGATCCGATGGTGGACGATGCAATCGGGGAGCTTTGCAATATGATAGCCGGCGGCTGGAAGAGCAAGCTCGCCTCGCCGGACTCCAACTGCTCGATCTCGACCCCTGCCGTTACTCGGGATGGGCTCGAGGGATATCAGGCTAAGTTTGGGACCAAATTCAGCCGGAAATATTCGTTCCAGGGTAACGTGTTCGGCGTTGTACTCGCGTTCTAGGGAAGTACCTCCCCGGGGGTATTTGACCGTAAATCATTTTGATTGAACGATTTGCCAAAATTAGCTCTCTGCAAAATAGTCATTTCAAAAGGGTTGCGCGCAAATTCGTCCAGTCAAAGGACTTACGTCAACTTCCTCTTCGGAAGATCGCTGAAGTCAATTTTCTGCACTCTCTGTACTAAGTATAGCTTGCGGGATACAACTAATACGCCACGTGTATCTTACTGATGGAATGGGGCTTAGTTGAATATAGGGCTTGACAGATTTTTGCCCCGACGGTGACTACTCGCTTCGCGCACAATTGACACGGGTAGGCGCAGATGGAAAGAGGCAGCCGCGTATCGGGCAGACAATCGAAGCAGCAGATCCCTACGGGATACTGCGGGGATCCGCAACGAAGAACGGGCAACGGCAATAACAAAAGCAGATCCCTACGGGATGACAACAAAAGACAGGCAACGACAAGGGCAAGGGCAACCGCAGATCCCCTTCGGGGATGACAACAAAGGGACAGGCAGCGACAAGGCAACAACTGAGGGTTTGCGAAAGGCCTAATGTGAGGCGAAATATGGATTGACAGCATACCCACTAGTTGGTATTTTATTTCACAACAAACAGAAGGCCTCTCATGATCGACAGTCGGCACGAATCGAAGACGAAGTTTCTGGATGCAGCGATGCACGTCATCCGCGTCAAAGGATATAGTGCGACACGCATTGAGGATGTCTGCGAAGAGGCGGGGCTGACCAAGGGAAGCTTCTTCCATCACTTCAGGAGCAAGGAGGAGCTAGCTCTGGCTGCGGCCGACCACTGGAGCGAGGTTACTGGTGGCGTGTTCGCGTCCGCACCCTATCGCGAGTTGCCCGACCCGCTGGATCGCGTTCTAGCTTATGTGGACTTTCGTAAGGCGATTCTCCAAGGAAGAACGTTGTGTGACTTTACCTGTCTTGTCGGAACGATGGTGCAGGAGGTTTATGACACGAATCCTCTGATACGAGAGGCATGCAATAAGAGCATCAGCACTCATGCGGCGACCGTGGAGGCGGACATAGCGGAGGCTATGCAGAAGTATGGGGTTGATGCTGAGTGGACCGC
This Tunturibacter gelidoferens DNA region includes the following protein-coding sequences:
- the flgM gene encoding flagellar biosynthesis anti-sigma factor FlgM, translating into MSYISGIGSQQTANAVTLSEAQPVVTVNAPGTVDDKSEALSANVGRADDTALSSTGGLVLQSLGASDTRTAKVSSLQEAIAAGRYTVSSSDVADKIMRSLLE
- a CDS encoding response regulator — protein: MRKVIERALRQAGLELSEVLQASNGEEALQTLRDNQGSDALALILSDINMPVMDGLQFLEARKQENLAQGVPVVMITTEGNESFVLRAIAAGAQGYICKPFTAEQVKARVLPLLRAA
- a CDS encoding chemotaxis protein CheX, whose protein sequence is MSNTQDEAVTRLDSAVAEVFETMLERSCDPLEGEVDTVEGRIVARIQFTGAVDGECLLYASQATASVTAEALLGTPSEPHDPMVDDAIGELCNMIAGGWKSKLASPDSNCSISTPAVTRDGLEGYQAKFGTKFSRKYSFQGNVFGVVLAF
- a CDS encoding flagellar basal body P-ring protein FlgI; its protein translation is MHVANKPEKLELDENLPRLPISFACLLILFIASARCALPSDATTSTSRQARVKDVASIEGIRDNQLVGYGIVVGLQGTGDSQQTTFPAQTLASTLLRMGVSVPASAIRVQNLAAVFVSATLPPFARPGTKLDITVSSAGDARSLEGGLLLMTPLYGSDGKIYAQAQGPLVVGGYSINVNGNVKQYNHPNTARVPFGAMVERGVPLDLEGKKQFSILLNDADFRSAEAMALAINHSLGRPAAHVLDSRRIDLLVAVGEEVPALLAQVESIEVPVFPRAKVVVNERTGTVVIGGTVVLQPVSILHGGLAVNVVSEFQVSQPNAFSSGGTTQVVQQTRVDAQDKPVNRIELKQGATVDDLVRSLQTIGASARDVISILQAMKSAGALEAEIEVL
- the flgG gene encoding flagellar basal-body rod protein FlgG; translation: MIRALYTAASGMSAQQTNLDTIANNLANSGTAGFRQRQVQFEDMIYQNLVTPGSAETQQTLSAGLQVGLGTKTAASEVIMTQGDPNNTGNPYDLEIQGAGFFQVSLPDGTIAYTRAGNFHLNSQGTIVTSSGDTILPAITIPSNATNVVISQYGVVTATLPGQTNAAQLGTIQLATFPNTGGLSSIGSNLLQQTASSGNPITDTPGGTSGIGTLQQGYLENSNVDVVAEFVQMILAQRAYESNSKVIHVADDMYSQINGLVR
- a CDS encoding TetR/AcrR family transcriptional regulator, giving the protein MIDSRHESKTKFLDAAMHVIRVKGYSATRIEDVCEEAGLTKGSFFHHFRSKEELALAAADHWSEVTGGVFASAPYRELPDPLDRVLAYVDFRKAILQGRTLCDFTCLVGTMVQEVYDTNPLIREACNKSISTHAATVEADIAEAMQKYGVDAEWTAQSLALYTQATLQGAFILAKAKGGPEIAVACIDHLHRYIEMLFTQSDSRRVLHDRSSTARRQDTF
- a CDS encoding flagellar basal body L-ring protein FlgH — encoded protein: MSLFTSFIRKPVLDKVEILTNQPSLVLLGQKRSNRFAARIAVPVMLFLTFPSLQAQIEAIHKLIEPKPNVAAASLSSYLERVRAENSNIQPAPGSIWTDSGRLTRINTDVRAMRPHDLISVVVSESLAASTDGTVKNSRASNASSSISGLIGTLHAGNALQNLINQTSSSGLNAQGTSATNSSLSTTFGGQVIEVLSNGMLVIEAARQVEFSQQTQTIVLRGLVRPEDISQQNQVLSTAISSLELEVRGKGIINDYTHRQNVLVRLLQKVLVF
- a CDS encoding flagellar hook-basal body protein translates to MARTQALDTAANNLANAGTSGFRAQRDYFSGVLAGGIDQDPATASQVGQSVNGFGVLGGNRLDLGQGELKATGNPLDLALEGQGFFAIQTSNGIRYTRDGAFSRSPKGVLQTSRGEAVLDANLKPITIPTGNIYVSPDGNISVSTTDGSVIVGKVGAFDFSDKSVLSAEGSNRFSANETKPIAANVSVEQGSVEGANEDAVHGTMQLVLVQRQAEMMQKALSVFNNDFDKTASEDLPRV